The Myxocyprinus asiaticus isolate MX2 ecotype Aquarium Trade chromosome 4, UBuf_Myxa_2, whole genome shotgun sequence nucleotide sequence GAAAAATATCCAACGACACAGctctaaaataattatatttttaagaatataGTTGCGGTCCACCGCAGAAGCCTCTCACAAACGCTATCAGATAAAGCCCAGACACCCCGCCGCCAAGATGATGGAAGAAATTGACAGATTCCAGGTGCCGACGGAGGCAGAGATACAGCCTTTTGTAAGTTTTAAACGAAATGTAATAAAAGCACGAATGTTGTcagtatattatatttttaatgaacGGGTTTGGTTTAATATGAACTGATGGCCGGATGATTTCATTGGTCTCATATTGTGTCGTTTCTTCAGAACAGACCGTTGCTTTTATAATAATGCcaaataataatgcattttattatgTCAGATCGATTAGGTCGCTTCTGAAGGCTGTGGGTGTTGTATATATTTTGCTAGCTAATATAAGGATGCTACTGTGATGCTGCGCACAGAGGACACCGCTCTGCTATTTGACTCCCTGCAACGAAAACAACATCATCTTCACCCCAAGTTATTCAAATGCCTTGGCGGACCTCCAGCGTAACACTGTCTGTAACATCCAATTaacaaaaatgctaaaaatgtcgGCATGTTTTATGAATCTTGTAGAGGCCTTCTCTGTCGTAGATTGCCTCATCATGCAGAATACGTGCTTTGGTACCTGAATAATCCCCTGAAGAATACCCCTCCCGGCTAGTTCCAAATCCATCAGTAATTCGCAGGAAAATAATATCTACCTCTGTGTTCAAAGAGCAACCACGAGGGCCCATATTTAACAAATGACCCATGCCATATGTACAAGCTTATCTGATTTGTTCTAAAATATGTGACAATCAATCAAGACGAGATGGCTTCGAAAACGAATCTGACTCTTATGCACATGATGTTCAATACAGTAGCTATGTACATTTTTTGTAAAACGAATAGCAAGATGTGTTGCACTGTGCCATTATGCCCATTTGATACATGCCATTCCAATCCACGATTGCTGAAAAATAGTCAGAGCAAAGCCCTTGTCAGGAAGAACAAAAATCAAATAAACTTTGGCACTGATCAATGAAACTGGACAGCCctgacatttcttttttcttttcgcTCTGACACCAGGATCCAGCATCGTCAACCGCATCAGAGGCTGATTCAGATACCAGGGAGAGTGAGCCTGCCACTCTAAACTATAAACCTTCTCCCATCCACATGAAGATTGGTGAGTCGCGTGTTAGTCCGTACTGCCAATGCTATGCACTTACATTCATAGCATCTGTCTGTTACTAAATGCATTGCAATTCTTTGTTTAATACACATAGTGTGCTGACTGCACCATGTTTTCCCTCTgtacagacaaacagagagagctTGCTAGAAAAGGATCACTGAAAAATGGCAATGCTGGAAGCCCTGTCAATCAACAACCCAAGAAAAATAATGTGATGGCCCGGACAAGGTACAGTTGTCCACTTTAAATGGAATGTTGGTTAGAGAAAATGATCCCTTTTGAAAACAATATCAGGTTTTACCATGGACATAGTCTGTTTTAGTGCACATTCAGTCACAAAACTAATAAAATGAATGCAAGGCTCTTTAATTTGCTCTGtctcactttttctctctccattCAGGCTAGTGGTTCCCAATAAAGGCTACTCCTCTTTAGACCAGAGtccagatgagaagcctttagttGCTCTGGACACAGACAGGTAAGCTTCTCACTCATTCCTACACTGATTTATTTATGTCCTCAtacgctgaaaaaaaaaatggttaacctaaaaaatgtgcttcttgtggtaacatttaaattaacaggttttattcaagacaaaatattatttaaaatcactgaatcaacctgaatacattaggtttcattcacaaaatattattattattttttttattagatcagGCAggaatagctccttaaggtaacaattgcaggttaccactttttacacaaaaatgaaaattcttactcaccaaaattatttactcatcctcataccatcccagatgtgtatggctttctttcgcctaatgaacacaaatgaagaaattttaagaagaatatctcctGGCCTGtgtggctcagcgagtattgactctgactaccacccctagagtcgtgagttcaaatccagagtgtgctgagtgaccccagccaggtctcctaagcaaccaaattggcccagttgctagggagggtagaatcacatggggtaacctcctcgtggtcacgattagcgGTTCTTGCTcacagtggggcgtgtggtaaattgtgcgtggattgcggagagtagcatgagcctccacatgcgaagtctccacggtgtcatgcacgacgagccacgtgataaggagcgtggactgacggtctcagaagcggaggcaactgagacttgtcctccaccacccggattgaggtgagtaaccgcgccaccacgaagacctactaagtagtgggaattgggcattccaaattgggagaaaaggggatacaagaagaagaatatctcagctctgttagtccatttaatgcgagtgaatggtggccagaactttgaagcttcaaaaagcatataaaagcagactccagtggttaaatccatgtcttctgaagtgatatgataggtgtgggtgagaaacagatcaatatttaagtacttttttactataaatgtccactttcacttcttcttttgtttttgctgatttgcattctttgtgcatattgccacctactggcaggGAGAAGAGTTTCcccaaagttttgaaacactcattctttattataattttttttataatggaactatgggaattatgttgtgactaaacaaaatccaaaataaatcaaaactgtgttatattttagcatcttcaaagtagttcaAACCCCTATGTCaaacttgacattttctcaaccaacttcttgaggtatcaccctgggatgctttttaaacagtattgaaggaattcccatctatgttgggcacttagtggctgcttttctttattatttgctccaagtcatcaatttcaaaaacttttttttttttaattaaattttagttttataatgaaataaattaatatggtgccacaatgatatttttgtctacaaaactaatttcaaacatttaagcatacgctttcagatcaaaagatttttaagatcatgagaaacatttcagtcaagtgtttcaaaacttttgaccggtagtgtacatatactgtatatatacgtatatatatatctacatacatataaaaaagaaaaaagaaaagaaagaaaaacaggatGCTCATTTCAATAACCATATATTTTCAAGCATATTCCataaataacatgtgtaattaattcatttacatgttatattttattttaaacaaaaaagaaagaaagttaaaacATCACAtcttcattttaaatgttaaattaaatcaTCAGACATCATACctcataattattaaaataattattttcaaaaattaaaaatcaaagaccGGAAGAGAACAGTCTATCTATTTAATTATAAtgcttttgaccaaatcccatcTATATTCACATTCCAggctttattattcattttaaatgttactttctccatttggtatatttccaaaatcatttCTCTCAGTCTTTGAGATTGAGGGGGGTTCTGGTTTAAACcaattttttgtaatctgtttaaagctgctattctgattactCTAAATGTATatagttcagttttatttcttaaggacaatggcattttacccaaaataaggttttctggatgtatttctattgtgcaattaaatgttaaattaatctgtctaatcacttcattccaataaACTGTCAAATTAGCGCACCCATATAGAATATGACTGTATATTTTCTCCACAGTTCTGccaacaatccccttttaccaaactattgtatttactttgaataacaggtgttataaaaaATCTAATTCCCTCCAAATACTTAACTGAGTAGTTCgaaatgtattatatgatattacttcccagtcttgctgactgatttatttttaattcatcctcccacctaTGTATAATTTTACTCTTGAGTGTCCTGTACATCTCCTTCAAGTGCACTCTTTGAAATCCTAGAATTTTTATTGGATTAGTGTTattgtatgtattaatattttaattaattgatgcATTtacctttttatttcttttactttaactttGCTTAATAAATAgcttcttacctgtaaataattaaacaattgtGAAATTGGAAGCTCATTCTTCTTGATAGATTTGTAAAAGAATCAATTTCTTTATTAGTGAACAATTGAtgatatcttttcagacctctgtctgcccaaaacttaaatgtattatctaatctatttggcatgaaatcaggatctttagctatttattgtaaataaactatatctttcttaattttactatttttactTATTTCTACCCAAACTCTATAAGtacaattaatacaaatattatctattcatttaaatgtattacttTGTTTGGGTAAGAACAAAGATATACTTATAGATTCCTCCATTTGATACATTTCCAACTTCCTCCATTTCACTGTAGATTCTTCattcatccaaatcaatataggttgaatttgggcagctttatagtaatttattaaatttgggaGTCTTAGTCCTCCAAGCCATTTTGATAACTAATCAAATTGtaggtttcctattatcccatatataCAAAGTATTTTGTCATCCCATTGTTTAAAAACACTTTGTGTTATGGTaggttttgaaaaagaaaaagaaacctagggagaatattcatttttatagtTTCTATTCATTTTGCAAGGGTCAGGGGAATTAAACAGCATTGATTTAAATCTTCCTTAAGTTGATTTTCTAGTAACCCataattatatttgtataattCTGAAAGATTTTGTGGTATACTTACACCTAGatacattaataattttttttatcccatttgaatttaaattgtttttttgttgttgtttttttttacatctctgGCCAATGGTGGGCCAAAAATCATACTCTCTATTTAGACTCATTTAATGTATCTGACACTGTACTATATTGCTGAATAACGCCCATCATTACTGTAAGAGATTGATTAATATTTGTCACATATAATATAACATTGTTGGCTTACATTGACAATGGgtcttttcatttttgagtgaacttttcctttaaggatctatttctacttgagcTAACTCTTGAAATAAGTTTTGGTGGTGTAATCTAATGTGTtcaggtatttttattttattgtttaattaaaccagttaatttagatgacgatgttaccacatgaagcacattttttcatttaacattCTTTCAGTGTAAACAAACTGTTTTCTCTTGCCTCACAGCGATGACGACTTTGACATGTCAAGATATTCCTCATCAGGATACTCATCAGCTGAGGTGAGATCTCTAAGGGAACAGGTACCTATTAACTCTAGTCCTAAGCTCCATGCCACAGCCATCATGAAAGCAGACTTCCTTCACAAAAGTCTCTCACAGTCTACACATATTCTTTTATGCACAAAATTCCTCTTTGCCTTAATTTTCTCTCCTTATTCTCCTTTAAAATTCATCATTGCTCTATTCTATTtgtactgattgcactgcatcataTTCATTATGTTGTTCATGTCATTGAATCATTAAACCAAATAAATGTTCCCAATTAAGCTATTGCGCCAACCACGATGTTAGAATGCGGGTCTTATTAATCTATAAAATAACTGCTGCCAGGAAAGTCTAATTAattaatatgatttaattaagcATTTGTCACTGTGACAGTTAAACAGCACAGCCTGATATGCTGTTCATTGCATTCTGCAGCAGATAAACCAGGACCTGAACATTCAACTACTAAAAGATGGATACAGGCTGGATGAGATCCCTGACGATGAAGACCTGGACCTCATACCGCC carries:
- the LOC127433654 gene encoding protein FAM219A-like; its protein translation is MMEEIDRFQVPTEAEIQPFDPASSTASEADSDTRESEPATLNYKPSPIHMKIDKQRELARKGSLKNGNAGSPVNQQPKKNNVMARTRLVVPNKGYSSLDQSPDEKPLVALDTDSDDDFDMSRYSSSGYSSAEQINQDLNIQLLKDGYRLDEIPDDEDLDLIPPKSVNSTCMCCQATSSTACQIQ